A region from the Gemmatimonadota bacterium genome encodes:
- a CDS encoding DUF362 domain-containing protein, with product MSKPDVYILKNRLAGEEALNEAAFADPGREMLRALNVDPGNRAVMMKPNVTAGAPRNSGIVTHPDFVAGLIDYFVEDAGVPVDGVYVGEATSRLTSQAQRDLAWARSGYTEMAREKRVRLLELAEYGNGRVTPGNTVQLHNIGISRWAAADNVFYINVPKLKTHNLGVVTLCGKNQQGVMIPVTERHLCSDAWRATFGRDERRKQGREWMRVEDHEAWQRTIAHMHWDVYLACQPDFNVVEGIVGRDGNAFYQGRNFPSGLVVAGQSMAAVDLVAAHLMGFEPTNLVYLQVGIERGLCPPSIDEVDVYHVRDGEVAGMIDPNRFKADPPFEVYRDIPADYHKKDLFDEYDPAAEDFQITA from the coding sequence ATGTCCAAACCCGACGTGTACATCCTGAAGAACCGATTGGCCGGCGAAGAAGCGTTGAACGAAGCGGCCTTCGCGGACCCGGGCCGTGAAATGCTGCGCGCATTGAACGTCGATCCCGGAAACCGGGCCGTGATGATGAAACCCAACGTCACGGCCGGCGCTCCCCGAAACAGCGGCATCGTCACCCATCCGGACTTCGTAGCAGGACTCATCGACTATTTCGTGGAGGACGCGGGGGTACCGGTTGACGGGGTGTACGTTGGTGAAGCGACAAGCAGGCTGACCTCCCAGGCCCAGCGTGATCTGGCCTGGGCGCGCAGCGGATACACGGAAATGGCGCGCGAAAAGCGGGTGCGGCTGCTGGAACTGGCGGAGTACGGCAACGGGCGCGTCACGCCCGGGAACACGGTACAGCTCCACAACATCGGGATCTCCCGGTGGGCCGCCGCGGACAACGTGTTCTACATCAATGTGCCCAAGCTGAAGACCCACAACCTGGGCGTGGTCACATTGTGCGGCAAGAACCAGCAGGGCGTCATGATTCCGGTCACGGAACGGCACCTTTGCTCCGACGCGTGGCGCGCCACGTTCGGGCGTGACGAGAGGCGAAAGCAGGGAAGGGAATGGATGCGCGTCGAGGACCATGAAGCCTGGCAGCGGACCATTGCGCATATGCACTGGGACGTCTACCTGGCCTGCCAACCCGATTTCAACGTGGTGGAGGGTATTGTGGGACGGGACGGCAACGCCTTTTACCAGGGCCGGAATTTCCCTTCCGGCCTGGTCGTCGCCGGGCAGTCCATGGCCGCGGTGGATCTCGTGGCCGCCCACCTCATGGGTTTCGAACCGACGAACCTGGTGTATCTTCAGGTCGGGATCGAACGGGGGCTCTGTCCGCCCTCGATCGACGAAGTGGACGTTTACCATGTCCGGGACGGCGAGGTGGCCGGAATGATCGACCCCAACCGGTTCAAGGCCGATCCGCCCTTCGAGGTCTACCGGGACATTCCCGCGGATT